One part of the Solanum dulcamara chromosome 3, daSolDulc1.2, whole genome shotgun sequence genome encodes these proteins:
- the LOC129881407 gene encoding cytochrome P450 76A2-like — translation MDWEWNYVVWSIIIIVPTLIIVFSNRNYSSYKLPPGPPGLPIFGNMFDLGTLPYQTIAEFKHKYGPVVWFKIGSVKTMSILSAKTASEFFKNHDFTFAERKIIDTMLVHDYNLGSLAIAPYGTYWRVLRRICTVEMFAHKRINETVHIRRKCVDDMLHWIEKEVNSVEIKGSGIEVTRFVFLSTFNMLGNLMFSRDLVYPGSKKASEFFNAMMKIMEMSGTPNISDIFPRLRRFDLQGLKKKMHHEMGIALHIASTFVKERMKEREDGGGKKNDFLDVLLEFEGSGKDEPAKLSEHQINIFILEMFLAGSETTSNSVEWTLTELLGHPEAMARVKAEFFEMVEQKKKFEESDIDNLPYMQAVVKEVLRLHPPLPFLVPRRAMHDTNFMGYDIPEDTQVFVNVWAIGRDPEYWDDPLDFKPDRFLNSKTDFKGQCYEFLPFGAGRRMCVGHPLGNRMLHFVLGSLLHEFDWELPSNVTPKSMDMKERMGMTVRKFNPLTAVPRKTSG, via the exons atGGATTGGGAGTGGAACTATGTTGTTTGGTCTATAATCATCATAGTACCAACTCTAATCATAGTATTTTCCAATAGAAATTATTCTTCTTACAAGTTACCACCAGGACCACCTGGTTTGCCAATTTTTGGCAACATGTTTGATCTTGGAACATTGCCATATCAAACAATTGCAGAGTTTAAACACAAATATGGCCCTGTTGTATGGTTCAAAATTGGCTCTGTCAAGACCATGTCAATTTTATCTGCCAAGACAGCTTCTGAGTTTTTCAAGAACCATGATTTCACCTTCGCGGAGCGCAAAATCATCGACACCATGTTGGTGCATGACTACAACCTAGGGTCATTAGCTATAGCCCCGTATGGCACGTATTGGCGTGTGCTAAGACGGATATGCACCGTTGAAATGTTCGCGCACAAACGGATTAATGAAACGGTGCATATCAGGAGGAAATGtgttgatgacatgcttcattGGATTGAGAAAGAAGTGAATTCAGTAGAAATCAAGGGAAGTGGGATTGAGGTAACGCGATTTGTGTTCCTCTCAACGTTTAATATGCTAGGGAATTTAATGTTTTCGCGTGATTTAGTCTATCCAGGATCGAAAAAGGCTTCCGAGTTCTTCAACGCCATGATGAAGATCATGGAGATGTCAGGCACTCCAAATATCTCAGACATTTTTCCACGTCTTAGGAGGTTCGATTTACAAggcttgaagaagaagatgcaTCACGAAATGGGAATAGCTCTGCACATCGCCTCTACGTTTGTCAAGGAACGGATGAAGGAACGCGAGGATGGTGGAGGaaaaaagaatgattttttAGATGTGTTGCTTGAATTTGAGGGTAGTGGGAAAGATGAACCAGCTAAGTTATCAGAACATCAGATCAACATATTCATATTG GAGATGTTTTTAGCCGGTTCAGAGACTACTAGCAACAGCGTGGAATGGACATTGACAGAGCTCCTAGGCCACCCTGAAGCAATGGCAAGAGTAAAAGCAGAGTTCTTTGAAATGGTCGAACAGAAGAAGAAGTTTGAAGAAAGTGACATTGACAATCTGCCTTATATGCAAGCTGTGGTTAAAGAAGTGCTAAGATTACATCCTCCCCTTCCTTTCCTAGTGCCAAGAAGAGCGATGCACGACACTAACTTCATGGGGTATGATATACCAGAAGACACTCAAGTGTTCGTGAACGTTTGGGCAATTGGAAGAGATCCTGAATACTGGGACGACCCTTTGGATTTCAAGCCCGATAGGTTCCTTAACTCGAAGACTGACTTCAAAGGACAGTGTTACGAATTCTTACCATTTGGTGCGGGCAGGAGGATGTGTGTGGGCCATCCTTTAGGTAATCGAATGTTACACTTCGTTTTAGGCTCGTTGCTTCATGAATTCGATTGGGAACTTCCTAGTAATGTTACTCCTAAATCAATGGACATGAAGGAGAGGATGGGAATGACAGTGAGGAAATTCAATCCTTTGACAGCAGTACCAAGAAAAACATCTGGTTAA
- the LOC129882085 gene encoding heterodimeric geranylgeranyl pyrophosphate synthase small subunit, chloroplastic-like isoform X2, with protein sequence MVLSMVMSCSPSLCLPRSRMVMQKTIRCSSSVSTASESIKFDLKTYWTTLIHDINQKLDEAVPVHAASLIHDDLPCMDDDTTRRGLPANHTVYGVDMAILAGDALFPLGFQHIVSHTPSDLVPEDRVLRVITEIARAVGSTGMAAGQFLDLEGGPNAVDFVQEKKYGEMGECSAVCGALLAGASDEEIQHMRKYGRAVGVLYQVTDDILEAKKTEDKTEGKKKKGKSYVSIYGVEKAVKVAEDLRAQAKRELDGLEKYGDKVMPLYSFVDYAADRGFSIDGQV encoded by the exons ATGGTTTTATCTATGGTGATGAGCTGTTCACCTAGCTTATGCCTTCCAAGGAGCCGCATGGTTATGCAGAAAACAATCCGGTGCTCTTCTTCTGTTTCGACAGCGTCTGAGTCCATCAAGTTTGATCTTAAGACTTATTGGACAACTCTAATTCATGATATCAACCAGAAACTTGATGAGGCAGTTCCA GTTCATGCTGCTTCATTGATTCATGATGATTTGCCCTGCATGGATGATGACACAACTCGACGAGGTCTGCCTGCAAACCACACGGTTTATGGTGTAGATATGGCAATTTTAGCTGGGGATGCCTTGTTCCCTCTTGGTTTCCAGCATATTGTGTCCCACACTCCAAGTGATCTCGTTCCCGAGGATCGAGTCCTCCGGGTCATTACAGAGATTGCTCGAGCTGTGGGGTCCACTGGCATGGCTGCTGGTCAGTTCCTTGACCTTGAGGGTGGACCAAATGCTGTTGACTTTgttcaagaaaagaaatatggTGAAATGGGTGAGTGCTCTGCCGTTTGTGGAGCTCTCTTGGCTGGTGCTTCAGATGAGGAGATCCAACACATGAGAAAATATGGTCGAGCTGTTGGTGTCTTATATCAGGTTACTGATGATATATTGGAAGCAAAGAAGACCGAGGACAAAACCGaggggaagaaaaagaaaggtaaAAGCTATGTCAGCATTTATGGCGTTGAGAAGGCTGTGAAAGTTGCCGAGGATCTTAGAGCGCAGGCTAAGAGAGAGTTAGATGGTCTCGAGAAGTACGGCGATAAAGTCATGCCACTTTACAGCTTTGTTGATTATGCTGCAGATAGAGGTTTTAGCATTGATGGCCAAGTCTAG
- the LOC129882086 gene encoding protein PSK SIMULATOR 3-like, whose amino-acid sequence MMGVETVTESFFNLWKTSRKSSASEPERKNVIGILAFEIATLMSKVVNLWQCLSERRIDKLREEISNSLGIQKLVAEDDKYLMDLAIAEIIDNLGCLTKSLATLGKRCADPVYHNLERIFEDPVEIELNGCAWRYKLKKMERKVKKMERFVAATTQLYQELEVLAELEQTLRRMQAGASSGQMKLLEFRQKVIWQREEVKNLREMSPWVRTYDYTVRLLLRSIFTIIMRIKYLFGTNQTGVSGGSSHFEGIDNGYLDRSRSISALTLSSVYPSENNTSESYLGSLGRSFSSLGLSGNKDRPTNRKSLARQSSVFCGKPPQPRSRRFANVGSFRGCINSGTDSPVLDSCMPSNSDVSKSDDSFQKDTDKFEDMNPVPASSNDVILTKASLFNFKRKLLIAPQDTLGFAALTLKYANIIILIEKLASAPHLISLDARDDLYNMLPASIRNSLRLRLNVFTKSLTSSVYDAGLASEWSLALGRILEWLSPLAHNTIRWHSERNFEKQRLVYGANILLVQTLYFANQNRTEAAVIELLMGLNYLSRFGREVSAKPLMEASCGRASGEYFLHRDSNPNAYHLYHD is encoded by the coding sequence ATGATGGGAGTTGAAACTGTGACGGaatcattttttaatttgtggAAAACTTCACGGAAGAGCTCTGCTTCAGAGCCTGAGCGGAAGAATGTGATTGGAATTCTTGCATTTGAAATTGCAACTTTGATGTCTAAGGTAGTTAACTTGTGgcagtgtctaagtgaaaggcGAATTGACAAGTTAAGAGAAGAAATCTCGAATTCACTTGGCATTCAGAAGCTTGTTGCTGAAGATGACAAATATCTTATGGATCTTGCTATTGCAGAGATAATTGACAATTTGGGATGTTTGACGAAATCATTGGCTACACTAGGTAAGAGGTGTGCTGATCCAGTTTATCATAATCTTGAACGAATTTTTGAAGATCCAGTCGAAATTGAACTCAATGGGTGTGCATGGAGATATAAGCTTAAGAAAATGGAGCGAAAGGTTAAGAAAATGGAGAGATTTGTTGCAGCCACGACTCAATTGTATCAGGAGCTTGAAGTGCTTGCGGAGCTTGAGCAAACGTTGAGGCGGATGCAGGCTGGTGCTAGTTCAGGTCAGATGAAATTGCTTGAGTTTAGGCAAAAGGTTATATGGCAACGAGAGGAAGTGAAGAATCTGAGAGAAATGTCTCCTTGGGTTAGAACATATGACTATACTGTTCGTCTTTTGCTTCGATCTATTTTCACAATAATCATGAGGATTAAGTACCTATTCGGGACAAATCAGACCGGAGTTTCCGGAGGAAGCAGCCATTTTGAGGGCATCGATAATGGTTATCTTGATCGTAGCCGGTCTATCTCTGCTCTTACTCTTTCCTCTGTTTATCCATCTGAAAATAACACGTCGGAATCTTATTTAGGTTCTCTAGGCAGGTCATTTTCAAGCCTTGGTCTAAGTGGAAATAAAGATAGACCAACTAATAGAAAATCTCTTGCTAGACAGTCATCTGTCTTTTGCGGAAAGCCACCACAGCCGAGATCCAGGCGATTTGCGAACGTTGGATCTTTTAGAGGATGCATAAATAGTGGCACTGATTCACCTGTTCTTGACAGTTGCATGCCTTCCAACAGCGACGTCTCAAAATCAGATGACAGTTTCCAAAAAGATACCGATAAGTTTGAAGACATGAATCCTGTTCCTGCCTCCTCCAATGATGTAATTTTGACTAAAGCTTCTCTTTTCAATTTCAAGCGTAAGCTGTTAATCGCTCCTCAAGATACTCTTGGTTTTGCTGCTTTGACACTCAAGTACGCGAATATCATCATACTTATAGAGAAACTGGCGTCGGCTCCACACTTAATCAGTCTTGATGCAAGAGATGATCTATACAATATGTTGCCTGCTAGCATTAGAAACTCTCTGAGGTTGAGATTAAACGTATTCACCAAATCATTGACTTCATCTGTTTACGATGCTGGTCTTGCATCAGAGTGGAGCTTGGCACTCGGAAGGATATTAGAATGGTTGTCTCCACTCGCTCATAACACGATAAGGTGGCATTCTGAACGGAACTTTGAGAAACAACGACTGGTTTATGGGGCTAACATCCTTCTTGTGCAGACTCTCTACTTTGCAAACCAAAACAGAACTGAAGCAGCAGTCATAGAACTTCTCATGGGTCTGAATTACCTTTCAAGATTCGGTAGAGAGGTCAGTGCAAAACCATTGATGGAGGCATCTTGTGGTAGAGCTAGTGGTGAGTATTTTCTCCACAGGGATAGTAACCCGAACGCGTACCACTTGTATCATGATTAA
- the LOC129882085 gene encoding heterodimeric geranylgeranyl pyrophosphate synthase small subunit, chloroplastic-like isoform X1, translated as MVLSMVMSCSPSLCLPRSRMVMQKTIRCSSSVSTASESIKFDLKTYWTTLIHDINQKLDEAVPVKYPNQIYEAMRYSVLAKGAKRSPPIMCVAACELFGGNRLSAFPTACALEMVHAASLIHDDLPCMDDDTTRRGLPANHTVYGVDMAILAGDALFPLGFQHIVSHTPSDLVPEDRVLRVITEIARAVGSTGMAAGQFLDLEGGPNAVDFVQEKKYGEMGECSAVCGALLAGASDEEIQHMRKYGRAVGVLYQVTDDILEAKKTEDKTEGKKKKGKSYVSIYGVEKAVKVAEDLRAQAKRELDGLEKYGDKVMPLYSFVDYAADRGFSIDGQV; from the exons ATGGTTTTATCTATGGTGATGAGCTGTTCACCTAGCTTATGCCTTCCAAGGAGCCGCATGGTTATGCAGAAAACAATCCGGTGCTCTTCTTCTGTTTCGACAGCGTCTGAGTCCATCAAGTTTGATCTTAAGACTTATTGGACAACTCTAATTCATGATATCAACCAGAAACTTGATGAGGCAGTTCCAGTTAAGTACCCAAATCAGATTTATGAGGCCATGCGCTACTCTGTCCTGGCCAAGGGTGCCAAAAGGTCCCCACCCATCATGTGTGTCGCGGCTTGTGAGCTTTTCGGTGGAAATCGCCTTTCTGCCTTTCCCACTGCCTGTGCCTTAGAGATG GTTCATGCTGCTTCATTGATTCATGATGATTTGCCCTGCATGGATGATGACACAACTCGACGAGGTCTGCCTGCAAACCACACGGTTTATGGTGTAGATATGGCAATTTTAGCTGGGGATGCCTTGTTCCCTCTTGGTTTCCAGCATATTGTGTCCCACACTCCAAGTGATCTCGTTCCCGAGGATCGAGTCCTCCGGGTCATTACAGAGATTGCTCGAGCTGTGGGGTCCACTGGCATGGCTGCTGGTCAGTTCCTTGACCTTGAGGGTGGACCAAATGCTGTTGACTTTgttcaagaaaagaaatatggTGAAATGGGTGAGTGCTCTGCCGTTTGTGGAGCTCTCTTGGCTGGTGCTTCAGATGAGGAGATCCAACACATGAGAAAATATGGTCGAGCTGTTGGTGTCTTATATCAGGTTACTGATGATATATTGGAAGCAAAGAAGACCGAGGACAAAACCGaggggaagaaaaagaaaggtaaAAGCTATGTCAGCATTTATGGCGTTGAGAAGGCTGTGAAAGTTGCCGAGGATCTTAGAGCGCAGGCTAAGAGAGAGTTAGATGGTCTCGAGAAGTACGGCGATAAAGTCATGCCACTTTACAGCTTTGTTGATTATGCTGCAGATAGAGGTTTTAGCATTGATGGCCAAGTCTAG
- the LOC129881406 gene encoding cytochrome P450 76A1 — protein sequence MEWELNFYMLCSTIIFLLASIFLISQKKSSFAKYNLPQGPNGLPIFGNMFDLAGSEPYKKIASLTEKFGPILWLKIGPSMNTMVIQTANSASELFKNHDVSFSDRSIIDVNLVHNYYKGSMALAPYGNYWRFSRRICTVEMFVHKRINETTHVRIESMDKMLRWIEKKASSGGGGGGEVEVTRYVFLASFDMLGNLILSKDLVADPESEQGSEFFNAMTGIMEWAGVPNISDIFPCLKMFDVQGLRKKMERDMGKAIEIIKKFIEERIEERKKGEKNGPIKDLLDVLLGFEGSGKDEPAKLSEHEITITILEMFLAGTETTSSSVEWALTELLSHPQAMDKVKSEISQVIGPNKKFEECDIDSLPYMQAVLKESLRLHPPLPFLIPRKAIHDTKFMGHDVPKGTQVLVNVWAIGRDPECWDNPFEFKPERFLDSKLVDVKGQNYELIPFGAGRRMCVGLPLGHRMMHFAFGSLLHKFDWELPHNVSPKSINMEESMGITARKKQPLKVIPKRA from the exons ATGGAGTGGGAATTGAATTTTTACATGCTTTGTTCTACTATAATCTTTTTATTAGCTTCGATCTTCTTGATTTcccaaaaaaaatcatcttttgCTAAGTACAATTTACCTCAAGGACCAAATGGATTGCCAATATTTGGTAACATGTTTGATCTTGCTGGATCAGAACCATACAAGAAAATTGCAAGTTTAACAGAAAAATTTGGTCCAATTTTGTGGCTAAAAATTGGGCCCTCAATGAACACGATGGTAATTCAAACAGCAAATTCAGCAAGTGAATTATTCAAGAACCATGATGTTTCATTTTCAGACAGGAGCATAATTGATGTCAATTTGGTACATAATTACTATAAAGGGTCAATGGCTCTAGCCCCCTATGGTAATTATTGGCGATTTTCGAGGCGAATTTGCACCGTGGAAATGTTTGTACACAAAAGGATAAACGAGACAACACACGTTAGGATAGAATCGATGGATAAAATGCTTCGATGGATCGAGAAAAAAGCGAGTTcgggaggaggaggaggaggagaggTTGAGGTGACACGTTATGTGTTCCTCGCTTCGTTTGATATGTTAGGTAACTTGATTTTGTCTAAGGACTTAGTGGCGGATCCAGAATCTGAACAAGGATCAGAGTTTTTTAACGCGATGACGGGGATCATGGAGTGGGCCGGCGTTCCGAATATTTCGGATATTTTCCCATGTCTAAAAATGTTTGATGTACAaggtttaagaaaaaaaatggaacGTGACATGGGAAAAGCTATAGAAATTATTAAGAAATTTATTGAGGAACgtattgaagaaagaaaaaagggtGAAAAAAATGGACCAATTAAAGATTTATTGGATGTGTTGCTTGGTTTTGAAGGCAGTGGAAAAGATGAACCAGCTAAATTATCAGAACATGAAATCACAATAACTATATTG GAAATGTTTCTAGCTGGAACAGAGACAACTAGCAGCAGTGTGGAATGGGCATTGACTGAGCTATTGAGCCATCCACAAGCAATGGACAAAGTGAAATCAgaaatttcacaagtaattGGTCCTAATAAAAAGTTCGAAGAATGTGACATAGACAGTCTACCCTATATGCAAGCCGTGCTCAAGGAATCACTACGTTTACATCCTCCGCTCCCTTTCTTGATTCCAAGAAAAGCAATTCATGACACAAAGTTCATGGGGCACGATGTACCAAAAGGGACTCAAGTGCTCGTGAACGTCTGGGCAATTGGAAGAGATCCTGAATGTTGGGACAACCCTTTTGAGTTCAAGCCTGAAAGGTTCCTTGATTCAAAATTAGTGGATGTTAAGGGGCAAAACTACGAGTTAATTCCATTTGGTGCTGGACGAAGAATGTGTGTTGGCCTTCCTTTAGGTCATCGCATGATGCATTTCGCGTTTGGATCGTTGCTTCATAAATTCGATTGGGAGCTTCCTCATAATGTTTCTCCTAAATCAATTAACATGGAGGAAAGTATGGGAATCACAGCAAGGAAAAAACAACCTTTGAAAGTGATACCAAAAAGAGCTTGA